The following proteins come from a genomic window of Theileria equi strain WA chromosome 2 map unlocalized gcontig_1105316255037, whole genome shotgun sequence:
- a CDS encoding conserved hypothetical protein (encoded by transcript BEWA_043610A), translating to MPIKEFILGILISSLLALLYNPCYSLENFGHYVTITPVFLQTSTESKGHALQGGSKGDVTHSDKVRPEKEKEPNGPQNEKKNEPQHLETHKTLTHTEPIHEHGQKSHKELDDHEDPNHMDHDEGQHLEHEEDMDVHVHHSDGTSEHQIEDDHKAGDETLDKQDKKEKLVKELADNRPGEVTEQTKTVVEHKQDITDKKNEDVTGILEDKTPKYEEQTTEEIKHRDEKKKTEDATLAPTHETVHVKKEKTKSETLEQENHALEKIESHDNSRADSLVKVHEQHEEHAKERTPEVEKTHNTGLQPHEHNRELSIRKLDSTCPIDCNPSCQSMLGGKTQCIKEGENDRTCAPLNKLDSFDCDDGYIPCSIPIISTVQTFTLDKNNDETGELDIEGKNLNKCIGLIIADRNSVCSKVSLPADLEHTSNVLNPKYDISISENKLTFSNLHIVPGDYKICIYQQYDTSLSKLSICRYIVMFLEWIGLYRSDNKIKTLYSLQVGTLTVTN from the exons ATGCCAATAAAGGAATTTATACTGGGAATTTTGATTTCTAGCCTATTGGCTTTACTCTATAATCCATGTTATTCCCTGGAAAACTTCGGTCATTATGTTACG ATAACACCAGTATTTCTGCAAACTTCTACAGAATCTAAAGGGCATGCTTTACAGGGAGGCTCTAAAG GGGACGTTACACATTCGGATAAAGTAAGACCAGAGAAGGAAAAAGAGCCTAATGGCCCAcaaaatgaaaagaaaaatgAACCACAACATCTGGAAACGCATAAGACCCTAACCCATACCGAACCAATACACGAACATGGGCAAAAGTCTCACAAGGAACTTGATGATCACGAAGACCCTAATCATATGGATCATGATGAAGGGCAACACCTTGAACATGAGGAGGACATGGATGTACATGTACATCATTCTGATGGAACGTCTGAACATCAAATAGAAGATGATCACAAAGCTGGCGATGAAACTCTTGATAAACAAGACAAAAAGGAGAAACTGGTCAAAGAGCTTGCAGATAACAGGCCGGGTGAGGTAACAGAACAGACCAAAACTGTTGTTGAACACAAACAAGATATTACTGATAAaaaaaatgaagatgtGACCGGAATCCTTGAAGATAAAACCCCTAAATACGAAGAACAAACAACTGAGGAAATTAAGCACAGGGACGAAAAAAAGAAAACTGAGGATGCAACACTGGCACCCACCCACGAAACAGTTCATGTAAAGAaagaaaaaacaaaatctGAGACTCTTGAACAAGAAAATCACGCTCTAGAAAAAATAGAATCACATGATAATAGCAGAGCAGATTCTCTGGTGAAGGTTCATGAACAACACGAAGAGCACGCCAAAGAAAGAACACCCGAGGTAGAAAAGACTCATAACACCGGTTTACAACCTCACGAACATAACAGGGAATTATCTATTCGTAAGCTGGATTCAACATGTCCAATTGATTGTAATCCATCCTGCCAAAGCATGCTTGGTGGTAAAACACAGTGTATCAAAGAAGGAGAAAATGACCGTACATGCGCCCCTCTAAACAAACTTGATTCATTTGATTGTGATGATGGATATATACCATGCTCTATACCTATTATATCAACGGTTCAGACATTTACTTTGGATAAAAATAACGACGAAACAGGGGAACTTGATATTGAAGGAAAAAATCTTAACAAGTGCATAGGACTAATCATAGCAGATAGAAATAGTGTTTGCAGTAAAGTCAGTTTGCCTGCTGATCTCGAACATACCtcaaatgttttaaatCCGAAATATGATATTTCAATCTCTGAAAACAAACTGACCTTTTCGAATTTACACATTGTGCCAGGTGACTACAAAATCTGTATTTATCAGCAATACGACACATCGCTATCAAAATTGAGTATATGCCGGTATATAGTGATGTTCCTAGAGTGGATTGGACTCTATCGTTCCGACAACAAAATCAAAACGTTATATTCTCTGCAGGTAGGGACTTTAACTGTAACCAATTAA
- a CDS encoding hypothetical protein (encoded by transcript BEWA_043580A): MKMESRESGKEFIPYQQIQTDITPPKSIVIESFNEIDNNHINDFYDELEEFMDKYRDEIDPNDHNFDYSKRKQYNVHKQLNLPIKIIQDPVISQTQGRLFSRETDLAMEQMRIPRSFYGNQSYGT, from the exons atgaaaatggaatCAAGggaatctggaaaggaATTCATCCCGTACCAACAAATTCAAACTGACATAACTCCGCCAAAATCTATTGTTATTGAATCATTTAATGAAATTGACAATAATCACATAAACGACTTTTATGATGAACTGGAGGAGTTTATGGATAAGTATAGGGACGAAATAGATCCAAATGATCATAATTTCGACTATTCAAAGCGTAAACAATACAATGTTCACAAGCAACTTAACTTACCAATAAAAATAATCCAAGACCCAGTTATATCTCAAACTCAGGGAAGGTT GTTTTCAAGGGAAACTGATCTTGCTATGGAACAAATGAGGATCCCACGAAGTTTTTATGGAAATCAATCATATGGTACGTAA
- a CDS encoding conserved hypothetical protein (encoded by transcript BEWA_043590A) — protein MLADNIEMTGVNQDETKIEYNEDSSDVLDPVNDNNLDDTEAISTPEDRLHTGTTHSGLIEDNGGISNMQDRSTFRDLNDDGPSHNSVTNSAEHYPVDGGNFADYKQAEDQSTITPTGIDGKNDDHIEDTRATESLHQESTDISMVDKTSQHFPNSLNTECRPSNIPGSTNAKELHDNYNNADETSDTSIVNRLSLENPGEVPVQHVKQAEGKISLAEEMMANLTLISNKNVNEVREHRFKRLEKRGHWTPMKGLVNKIDNYGDLNSSDLTWGPFYEIPSKPGRKGPALDIFSDSLKHNDQYCVVLQTPDSIERYSLNGKLLQHVSCSPYAITKVSCGNVVGMGRVVICGTQCGKVIFYSFFRFEQLLILDTTTIYEDYLSIGDSMSDDSEKQDDHRHALNSTLFEINCLALVNCLEEYSKWLAIGNQLGHLLIYEIPSLNLLNFICHPPDENCISRSSSESSFYDHDNEEKSPSYGELQSKIMKSKSEKNVYISCIRLCSVYNDLWVGYGDGSFAVFEMITGLCKKFVPNNNNDSKMETITSIHFSYIYNITLIVYGNDKVDIWDYSTLTFVKTFPSSILTCGTSPISSLCIYEMSEKALNNICLLFIGSMDGSLILRRIDRLQNGDIAWTLLFNFSYTGSEFDETKNRNKLSHGGKAKFSCIDFREAPITCLYPLLSHNLILVGNACGGLVSVCNLFKKA, from the coding sequence ATGTTGGCAGATAATATTGAAATGACAGGCGTTAACCAGGATGAAACTAAGATTGAGTACAACGAAGATAGTTCTGATGTTTTGGATCCTGTGAATGACAATAATTTGGACGATACTGAGGCTATTTCTACCCCTGAGGATAGACTACATACTGGTACTACACATAGCGGTCTAATCGAGGATAACGGGGGTATTTCAAATATGCAAGATCGATCAACATTTCGTGATCTTAATGATGACGGCCCCTCTCACAATTCTGTTACTAATTCCGCAGAACATTACCCGGTGGATGGTGGTAACTTTGCAGACTATAAGCAAGCTGAGGACCAAAGTACGATTACACCTACAGGTATTGACGGAAAAAATGATGATCACATAGAGGATACTAGAGCTACAGAATCTTTACACCAAGAATCTACCGACATATCAATGGTTGATAAAACTAGTCAACACTTTCCGAATTCTTTAAATACAGAATGCCGCCCTTCCAACATACCAGGCAGTACAAATGCCAAAGAATTACATGATAATTATAATAATGCGGATGAAACATCTGATACTTCGATCGTTAATAGACTTTCTCTAGAAAACCCTGGAGAGGTACCTGTCCAACATGTAAAACAAGCAGAAGGAAAGATTTCATTAGCAGAAGAAATGATGGCAAATTTAACATTGATATCCAATAAAAACGTTAATGAAGTACGAGAACATAGGTTCAAAAGACTAGAGAAAAGGGGTCATTGGACACCCATGAAGGGACTTGTGAATAAAATTGACAACTATGGTGATTTAAATAGTTCTGATTTAACATGGGGACCTTTTTATGAAATACCTTCCAAACCTGGAAGGAAAGGCCCTGCCTTGGATATTTTTTCTGATTCACTGAAACATAATGATCAATACTGTGTGGTTCTACAAACTCCTGATTCAATAGAACGTTATTCATTGAATGGGAAATTATTACAACACGTAAGTTGTTCTCCGTATGCCATAACCAAAGTTTCCTGTGGAAATGTAGTTGGTATGGGAAGGGTTGTAATATGTGGTACTCAGTGTGGTAAGGTAATATTTTACTCATTTTTCCGCTTTGAACAATTATTGATTCTTGATACCACTACCATATACGAAGATTATCTGTCAATTGGAGATTCTATGTCTGATGATTCAGAAAAACAAGATGACCATAGGCACGCTTTAAATTCTACTTTATTTGAAATCAACTGTCTTGCTCTTGTTAACTGTTTGGAGGAGTACTCAAAATGGCTAGCTATTGGCAATCAATTAGGTCATCTGTTAATATATGAAATTCCATCGCTTAATTTACTAAATTTTATATGCCATCCACCTGATGAAAATTGTATTTCGAGGTCGTCATCGGAATCTAGCTTTTATGATCACGACAATGAGGAAAAAAGTCCCTCCTATGGGGAGTTACAGTCAAAGATCATGAAATCAAAGTCTGAAAAGAATGTATATATTTCCTGCATACGCCTGTGTAGCGTCTATAATGACCTGTGGGTCGGATATGGAGATGGATCATTTGCAGTATTTGAGATGATAACTGGGCTTTGTAAGAAATTTGTACCAAATAATAACAATGATTCCAAAATGGAAACTATAACCAGCATCCATTTTTCTTATATTTACAACATAACGTTGAttgtatatggaaatgataaGGTTGATATTTGGGACTACAGTACTCTTACATTCGTAAAAACATTTCCTTCCAGCATTTTAACTTGTGGAACGAGTCCAATATCATCTCTTTGTATATATGAAATGTCTGAAAAAGCGTTGAACAATATCTGCTTACTCTTTATCGGCTCGATGGATGGATCACTTATTTTGCGTCGTATCGATCGTctacaaaatggagatatCGCATGGACACTCTTATTCAATTTCTCTTACACTGGTTCAGAATTTGATGAAACAAAGAATAGGAATAAGTTATCACATGGTGGTAAGGCTAAATTCAGCTGTATAGATTTCAGAGAAGCGCCTATTACATGTCTATATCCACTACTTTCACACAACTTGATTCTGGTTGGAAATGCATGTGGAGGGTTAGTTTCGGTATGCAATCTATTCAAAAAAGCATAA
- a CDS encoding conserved hypothetical protein (encoded by transcript BEWA_043600A), with the protein MGNALKRDDISASNRRSSQRRIPEIEQQIIHTFSSQSAPSVEQTTVNHRFIPNLSVKGLQCSKSTINFKPDSLSVQPVDNQFLISFRYDAEEEYTVTFRFGQCHEGLKNGVPCFSKPSYKTPPIKLDVGNDVFFRMEVKYLKDMKGCTLESCSFTEERKYVPILIVLESLKKDFSYYIMSGLKFDDIADVWNIIITKRRIVQGDYGYQIQEVYGLTQSKFNRSDEIAENGETKRCAICLDTWSDTILIPCRHLCLCFSCANKLQGDYGKCPMCRTPVSRIVHIY; encoded by the exons ATGGGTAATGCATTGAAGAGAGACGATATTTCAGCAAGTAATCGCAGATCAAGTCAGAGGCGCATCCCCGAAATAGAGCAGCAGATCATTCATACATTCTCGTCACAATCTGCACCT TCGGTAGAACAAACGACTGTGAACCATAGATTCATACCAAATTTGTCCGTTAAGGGATTGCAATGCAGTAAATCGacaataaattttaaaccAGACAGTTTGAGTGTTCAGCCAGTGGACAATCAGTTTTTGATTTCTTTCAGATACGATGcagaagaagaatatacAGTAACGTTTCGCTTTGGGCAATGTCATGAGGGTTTAAAGAACGGGGTGCCCTGTTTTTCCAAACCGTCATATAAAACACCTCCCATCAAATTGGATGTAGGAAACGATGTATTCTTTCGTATGGAGGTGAAATATCTGAAAGATATGAAAGGATGCACCTTAGAATCTTGTTCTTTTACagaagaaagaaaatatgTACCCATATTAATAGTCTTGGAATCGTTAAAAAAGGACTTTAGCTACTACATAATGTCTGGGCTTAAATTCGATGACATTGCAGACGTATGGAATATAATCATAACAAAGCGTAGAATAGTGCAAGGGGATTACGGATACCAAATTCAGGAAGTTTATGGACTTACACAATCTAAATTCAATAGATCAGATGAAATTGCAGAAAATGGAGAAACAAAGAGGTGTGCCATATGCCTGGATACTTGGAGCGATACCATATTAATTCCATGCAGACATTTATGTCTTTGCTTTTCATGTGCTAACAAACTACAAGGCGACTATGGCAAATGTCCAATGTGCAGAACTCCGGTATCACGAATAGTTCACATATATTAA
- a CDS encoding hypothetical protein (encoded by transcript BEWA_043570A) — protein MNKTVLTNCLNALNYGFSSDLARKDLIKFVTNQVQLVINLSKSISKIDIYDHSVINDDFLEKFFNRSTYIIGEVANGRKTNRKFGNSEQLKGLNNLVVEASCAVLITFCSRGNVNNKEKPILKLLSLVDVKKITPSNSISVLAGIHKSGLYKNFEVHSFVETLTTYVINKSSSVNYQIGCEISILLWHRVALLFMYYDFINHTHISQLKVLLHQSFRIINELAQYSRYDTISNVFNESLTIPLRSYEYNNLKQDSREIGIPNDILIHKTRKTLSYVVQSLYILYQYKPSILGTLKCELLEKLVKQIRLYETLRDFICDKHDSSDTHTKISLVLVDIVGDNRKVQHEVPIGDSNYTVDTVLTIK, from the coding sequence ATGAATAAAACGGTTCTAACAAACTGTCTAAATGCTCTAAATTATGGGTTTAGCAGCGATCTTGCTAGAAAGGATCTTATTAAATTTGTGACTAATCAGGTGCAGTTGGTCATTAACCTCTCCAAAtcaatatccaaaattgatATTTATGACCATAGTGTAataaatgatgattttttggaaaaattttttaatcGTTCTACATATATCATTGGTGAAGTGGCTAATGGACGTAAAACAAACCGTAAATTTGGGAACTCAGAACAGCTTAAAGGACTGAACAATCTAGTTGTAGAGGCTTCTTGCGCAGTTCTGATAACGTTTTGTTCTAGAGGAAATGTGAACAATAAAGAAAAGCCCATACTCAAGCTTTTAAGCTTAGTGGATGTAAAAAAAATAACTCCATCAAATTCGATTTCTGTACTGGCTGGAATCCACAAATCTGGCTTATATAAGAATTTTGAGGTACATTCGTTTGTTGAAACCCTCACAACGTATGTGATAAACAAATCTTCATCTGTTAACTACCAGATAGGATGTGAAATCTCTATACTTCTATGGCATAGGGTGGCCTTACTATTCATGTACTACGATTTTATAAATCATACTCATATATCTCAATTAAAGGTGCTTTTGCACCAGTCATTTCGTATAATAAACGAATTGGCCCAGTATTCTAGGTATGATACGATTTCAAACGTTTTTAACGAGTCATTAACCATTCCTTTACGCTCATATGAATACAACAACCTTAAGCAAGATTCAAGAGAAATTGGGATTCCAAACGATATTTTAATACACAAAACCCGAAAAACACTCTCTTACGTTGTACAATCATTGTACATATTATATCAATACAAACCCAGCATTTTAGGTACCCTAAAATGTGAATTATTGGAAAAACTAGTTAAACAAATAAGGCTTTATGAAACTTTAAGAGATTTTATTTGCGATAAACATGATTCAAGCGATACACACACAAAAATATCCCTTGTCCTCGTAGATATAGTGGGAGATAATCGTAAAGTTCAACACGAAGTTCCCATTGGAGATAGTAATTATACTGTAGATACGGTGTTAACCATCAAGTAA